The Pseudomonas leptonychotis genomic sequence GCAATGTTTAACGCAACGTTAGCCGCCCCGCCTGGACGATCCTCAATCTGCTCGACCTTGACCACCGGCACCGGGGCCTCCGGAGAAATCCGCGAGGTGCCACCATGCCAATAACGATCGAGCATGACATCGCCCACCACCAGAACGGCGGCCTGGTCGAAACGCGGCATGGACAATTTCATAAACACTCCAGAAGCGGCTAAAACGAATCGCCGCAAATCATAACATTGGCAGGTAAATACACGGATTAACCGTCGAGCGTACGCACCCAAAACAGTTCGTGACGGCGCACCGCTTTGCGGAAGAACTCATCCTCTCCAGTTGCTGGCCAACGACGGCCCGCCAGCACGAACTGGATCAACCGGCGAATGCGCCGCTTGAGCGGCAATGGGCCTTGTAAATCATGCTGCATGGCCAAGGCCATGGCCTTATCCAGTCGTTGGGCAGCATCCAGGGTGGGACTCCACAAGCCATCGTCCGGTAGCGCTTCAATGGCTGGCGGCAGAGCAATGCCGAACCCAGCCGGCCCCATTGGCCAGCGGTCGTTGTCATGCAAGTGGTTGGCATACAGCAGCAGGGTTTTCGGTTTCCAGCTGCTCAGCTCGATGGCCTGCAGCAAAGCCTGGGTGCTGGCGACATGATCGCTGTGCGGGTCCAGCTGCGGATGCGGCGTAACGATCACCTCAGGCCGAAAATGTTCGAGGGACGCCACTAAATCGGCCAGCAGGTTTTGCCAGCTGGGCAAGCCATCAGCATCGCCAGGAAGCTGGATTGAATTAGCTGCGCGCGCACTGCGAATATCCCCTGCGCCCGACTCGCGCGAAGCAAAAGCCGCCTCGGGCTGCGCCTGCATCGCCGGCAATTGCAGGCAGTAATAGCCCAGCTGCAGGCACTGACTCTGCGGCACACCGCCCCAGAGCGGAATAGCAAGACTGTCCCACGCGCGCAAACGCCCTTTGAGCAGAGCGGCCCCTGCCGGGTCCAAGCCCAACGCTTGATAGGCTTCAGCCTCAATTTCGCCCTGGGTCAGGGTCACGATGCTGACATCACGCGCCCGGCTATACAGACCGAACGCGGCCAGTTCTGCATCGTCGGCATGGGGCGCAATCACCATCAGCCGTTG encodes the following:
- a CDS encoding PIG-L deacetylase family protein — protein: MSGRKQALLKQHRRQKRIALLLALVALLMVGVLVTWWWMPILLVVGWVAHEAWFADHLFYAPGDDYSYAFAGDVPVLTGRIEAGRLVLDGDVGAADTLILQVQLHAGWLGRWLDPYVVIGADRQDFERGVQGRRYLNLSGQHVQLASGDLSVRGRFCRIEPAVTLYALSNPDYAEQRLMVIAPHADDAELAAFGLYSRARDVSIVTLTQGEIEAEAYQALGLDPAGAALLKGRLRAWDSLAIPLWGGVPQSQCLQLGYYCLQLPAMQAQPEAAFASRESGAGDIRSARAANSIQLPGDADGLPSWQNLLADLVASLEHFRPEVIVTPHPQLDPHSDHVASTQALLQAIELSSWKPKTLLLYANHLHDNDRWPMGPAGFGIALPPAIEALPDDGLWSPTLDAAQRLDKAMALAMQHDLQGPLPLKRRIRRLIQFVLAGRRWPATGEDEFFRKAVRRHELFWVRTLDG